One Edaphobacter flagellatus genomic region harbors:
- a CDS encoding glycosyltransferase family 2 protein: protein MLQTAPDCHECDASIVIVSFNTREILRECIESVIRESGNLRIEILVVDNHSSDGSPEMVEKDFPEVKLLKSEVNLGFGAANNLALEQAKGRYFVLLNSDAFFQDGALEKAIQHMDSEPNCGLGGARLVGRNGDWQPSSRSFHSIIHDLVVMSGLAGMFPKSRFFGHFDRTWADRDQPASVDWVPGAFSIIRPEVLKNIGLFDPAFFLYYEEVDLCKRIKQAGYSIWYWPDVVVVHIGGESSRQLKTTLEFSSMTAQVIMWRMRSTLLYYRKHHGPQVYMAKWSELAMYRLTVIRNRFSRAPQRRERGQYYRTLISLMNQAWKDTQGGRVSPPRPW, encoded by the coding sequence GTGTTACAGACGGCCCCGGACTGCCACGAATGCGATGCTTCAATCGTCATTGTCTCCTTTAATACGAGGGAGATCTTAAGGGAGTGTATTGAATCGGTCATCCGCGAGTCGGGGAATCTCCGGATCGAGATACTCGTCGTCGACAATCATTCGTCAGACGGTTCCCCAGAGATGGTCGAGAAGGACTTCCCTGAGGTCAAGCTACTTAAAAGTGAAGTGAACCTTGGCTTCGGAGCAGCAAATAATCTGGCTCTGGAGCAGGCAAAAGGGCGATATTTTGTTCTGCTGAACTCTGATGCCTTCTTTCAGGATGGTGCGCTTGAAAAAGCTATTCAGCACATGGATAGCGAGCCGAATTGTGGCCTTGGCGGTGCCAGGCTGGTAGGAAGAAATGGGGACTGGCAACCATCTTCGCGTTCATTCCATAGCATCATTCATGATCTCGTCGTGATGTCAGGTTTGGCGGGCATGTTTCCTAAATCCAGATTTTTTGGGCACTTCGACCGGACATGGGCCGACAGAGACCAGCCAGCTTCGGTCGATTGGGTTCCGGGAGCTTTTTCCATCATTCGCCCCGAGGTTCTCAAAAACATCGGTTTGTTTGATCCGGCGTTCTTTCTTTACTACGAAGAGGTGGATCTCTGTAAAAGGATCAAACAGGCGGGTTACTCCATCTGGTACTGGCCGGATGTTGTCGTCGTCCATATAGGAGGAGAGTCTTCCCGCCAGCTGAAGACAACCCTGGAATTCTCATCGATGACAGCACAGGTAATCATGTGGCGAATGCGCAGCACGTTGCTTTATTACCGTAAGCATCATGGGCCACAGGTTTATATGGCCAAATGGAGCGAGCTTGCCATGTATAGGCTCACCGTTATACGCAATCGCTTCAGCCGGGCTCCACAGCGCAGGGAAAGAGGGCAATATTACAGAACGTTGATCTCTCTGATGAATCAGGCATGGAAGGATACTCAGGGTGGCCGCGTCTCGCCCCCGAGGCCGTGGTAA
- the yihA gene encoding ribosome biogenesis GTP-binding protein YihA/YsxC: protein MRMHPVFLLSATDAAHFPAESKTHDAPEIAFLGRSNVGKSSLINSLLGSKEARVSSTPGRTRAINFFALYETPGGRKKATPFLIFADLPGYGYAKISKSISAEWPKFIEPYLAERETLALCVCLVDTNIPPQESDHQLITYLKQQQRPFVVVGTKADRLSKNVLAKNLAALKHAHGLDEILPISSKTEAGIKTLWQAIAATIS from the coding sequence ATGCGGATGCATCCTGTCTTTCTTCTCTCAGCTACCGATGCGGCTCACTTTCCTGCGGAATCGAAGACCCATGATGCTCCTGAAATTGCATTCCTAGGGCGCTCGAATGTCGGTAAATCTTCGCTGATCAATTCCTTGCTAGGGTCAAAGGAAGCCAGGGTTTCGTCGACGCCGGGCCGGACACGGGCTATTAATTTCTTTGCCCTCTATGAAACCCCGGGCGGAAGAAAAAAAGCTACTCCATTTTTGATATTCGCTGACCTGCCCGGTTATGGCTACGCCAAGATATCGAAATCGATCTCGGCCGAGTGGCCAAAATTTATTGAGCCTTATTTGGCGGAACGAGAGACGCTTGCCCTCTGTGTCTGCCTGGTGGATACCAACATCCCTCCCCAGGAGAGCGATCATCAACTGATCACCTACCTGAAGCAACAGCAGCGCCCTTTTGTTGTAGTAGGTACGAAAGCAGACCGACTCTCTAAGAATGTCCTTGCGAAAAATCTGGCTGCTTTAAAGCACGCGCATGGACTCGATGAGATTCTTCCTATTTCATCAAAGACCGAGGCAGGGATAAAAACTTTGTGGCAGGCGATTGCGGCAACAATCAGTTAG
- a CDS encoding acyltransferase, whose product MAHSTLKSMLVTPLQALLRASGALRESLWRVYCHASLASQLRAKLPTSVVVLGRTSVYGTGNILFGDEALIYPDLHLETQGAARIILGDRVVISRGVHLVAMEGIRIGSGTMIGEYTSVRDANHTRADGIPLRDAGHMAKAISIGNEVWIGRGVTVLSGVTIGDGATIGANAVVTRDVSAGAIVAGVPAKPLHSV is encoded by the coding sequence ATGGCTCATTCAACGCTAAAAAGCATGCTCGTTACTCCATTGCAGGCTCTTCTGCGTGCAAGCGGTGCGCTTCGCGAATCGCTGTGGCGCGTCTATTGCCATGCTTCACTCGCATCGCAGCTACGTGCAAAATTGCCGACGTCTGTGGTCGTTTTGGGGCGCACATCGGTGTATGGAACAGGAAACATCCTCTTTGGAGATGAGGCGCTGATTTATCCAGACCTGCATCTTGAGACACAAGGAGCAGCCAGGATTATTTTGGGTGATCGTGTAGTAATCTCCCGGGGAGTTCATTTGGTTGCGATGGAAGGCATCCGTATCGGATCAGGCACAATGATCGGCGAATACACGAGCGTACGCGATGCGAACCATACCCGTGCGGATGGAATACCGCTAAGAGACGCTGGGCACATGGCGAAGGCAATTTCTATCGGCAATGAGGTCTGGATTGGCAGGGGAGTGACCGTGCTAAGTGGTGTCACCATTGGTGACGGTGCAACCATCGGAGCGAATGCAGTTGTTACCCGGGATGTTTCTGCAGGGGCGATTGTAGCTGGAGTGCCTGCGAAACCGCTGCATTCCGTCTGA